A single genomic interval of Hevea brasiliensis isolate MT/VB/25A 57/8 chromosome 4, ASM3005281v1, whole genome shotgun sequence harbors:
- the LOC110633699 gene encoding F-box/LRR-repeat protein At4g29420, producing the protein MDDLPPPLLLDILSRLTDSADLARCRLISKTFNTLSREVRSINLVCTFSRYLKLRSPETKDVTTPFKTIFNNLILNSLALESISISVEKSLGGMSYDDVEDEADDLYLTDVGFVNEWLPRVCRELRSLSISDFWIQSCWRRSDILALLSSCCHSLCELEVKNAWLSINGLNPMPMLTSLTLESVRLDDEDLSKVNHCFPCLQVLNLIGVGGLTEPKIQLFHLRKCQWTVSNAPQSLTIFAPKLVKLELNCIEPRSLVLETPLLSDFYLSLRKANKFEVKGFLDLKILQLESADLCGLIYSFPSNNSIKRLIVDSSKRVKPGDMSMLSLDMLFEVFPNVSSLTLRSGAWCEMETCFVAGGFQSHTGMQGLKEFVAQLVIRDIDVTLLFIFTILDNCTNLSDVALLIHCEVDPKIASNFISRCTADRPRVRWRWGIWNTGSIDTWTSDSI; encoded by the exons ATGGACGATCTGCCTCCACCACTACTCCTTGATATCCTGAGTCGACTCACGGACTCAGCCGATCTCGCTCGGTGCCGACTCATCTCTAAAACCTTTAACACACTCTCTCGCGAGGTTCGGTCCATCAACCTCGTCTGCACCTTTTCccgatatctcaaattgaggtcGCCGGAGACCAAAGACGTAACGACACCCTTCAAGACTATATTTAACAACCTGATCCTCAATTCGTTGGCCCTCGAGTCCATCTCGATTAGCGTGGAGAAGTCTCTTGGCGGAATGTCGTATGACGATGTCGAAGACGAGGCTGACGATTTGTATTTGACAGACGTGGGGTTTGTTAATGAGTGGCTGCCGAGGGTTTGTAGGGAGCTAAGATCTCTGTCAATTTCGGATTTTTGGATTCAATCTTGTTGGAGACGATCTGATATTTTGGCGCTGCTTTCTTCTTGCT GTCATAGTCTTTGTGAACTTGAGGTGAAGAATGCTTGGCTCTCCATTAATGGTTTGAATCCAATGCCCATGCTTACAAGTTTAACACTCGAATCTGTAAGACTAGATGATGAGGACCTTAGCAAGGTTAATCATTGCTTCCCTTgtctccaagttctcaatttGATCGGAGTTGGAGGACTTACAGAACCTAAGATCCAGCTTTTTCACCTTAGAAAATGTCAATGGACTGTGTCAAATGCTCCACAATCTCTGACTATTTTTGCACCCAAGCTTGTGAAACTTGAGCTAAATTGTATTGAACCAAGATCACTTGTCCTTGAAACGCCACTATTGTCCGATTTCTATCTTTCCCTTCGGAAAGCAAATAAGTTTGAGGTAAAAGGGTTCTTGGACTTGAAAATCCTACAGCTTGAATCTGCAGATCTTTGTGGCCTTATATACTCATTTCCATCTAATAATTCAATTAAGAGGCTAATAGTTGATTCATCGAAGCGTGTTAAACCTGGTGATATGAGTATGCTTAGCCTGGATATGTTGTTTGAAGTGTTCCCAAATGTGAGCTCACTCACTTTGCGATCTGGGGCTTGGTGTGAAATGGAGACCTGTTTTGTGGCTGGTGGTTTTCAGAGTCATACCGGAATGCAGGGGCTAAAAGAATTTGTTGCACAGTTAGTGATCCGTGATATTGATGTTACTTTGTTATTTATTTTCACTATCTTGGATAATTGCACCAACTTGTCAGATGTTGCACTGCTTATTCACTGTGAAGTTGATCCGAAAATTGCTAGCAACTTCATCTCTCGATGTACAGCTGATCGTCCAAGAGTTAGATGGAGATGGGGAATTTGGAATACTGGCTCAATAGACACTTGGACCTCGGACAGCATCTAA
- the LOC110633700 gene encoding 40S ribosomal protein S15a-5, with translation MGRRILNDALRTIVNAEKRGKASVELRPISTIMSSFLKIMKDRGYIKNFQVYDPHRVGRITVELQGRIKDCRALTYRQDIKAKDLEAYRLRILPTRQYGYVVITTPDGVLDHEEAIGRNVGGQVLGYFH, from the exons ATGGGGAGAAGGATATTAAACGATGCTTTGAGGACAATAGTGAATGCAGAGAAGAGAGGGAAAGCTTCGGTGGAGTTGCGACCCATCTCTACAATCATGTCTTCTTTCCTCAAGATCATGAAAGATCGAG GGTATATCAAGAACTTTCAAGTATATGATCCACATAGAGTGGGGAGGATAACTGTTGAATTACAAGGTAGGATAAAAGATTGTCGGGCACTCACGTACAGGCAAGACATCAAGGCAAAGGATCTAGAAGCATACAGATTGCGAATACTTCCCACTCGTCAG TATGGGTATGTTGTGATAACTACTCCAGATGGTGTGTTGGACCACGAAGAAGCAATTGGTCGG